The Bacillus sp. Y1 genome includes the window TAACTCCGCCTTTCAACCAAGTAAGCTTTACATGTTTTAACTGTAACGTTTTCCATCTCATCCCCCCTAGGTCTTATACCTGTATTGTACCACTCCTTCCTTTTTTAGGAATATAAAAAAGAGTCTATCACGACAATAGACTGAAAGAAAATTGAGTTTAAATACGGTCCTTATCTTTGACAATATCAATCTAGATAAAAACAGCTTAGTTAGATTTCCGCTGCGGGTGGGCGCTTTCCTCGGGGGGGCCGAGCCGCTTCCTTCGCTCAGTCCAGGGTCTCGACTGTCCCGCTTTTCCCGCAGGAGTCGCCACCCTCCGCTCCAATCAATATTTAATTCATCTAAAAGATATTACATTCCGAGGTGATTTCTATAAGAGGAAGGGTACCAAAGACCATTAGTACGTAAGCATGAGTCAATCATTGATATTTCGTTCATCCTATCAATCAAGCGTGTGGCTTTTCTAATACGAAGGAAAAGCGTGGTATGCAATGCTCATCCTCTCAAGTCCTAACAATTGTGCATGAATTGATGCTTACGTTTACTGTTTGAATGTAAAAAAAAAACTGGAACTTAACAAGTTACTTGACAATAACTTAGGAAAGAAAGTTTCCCTAGTTAATATTTATAGTCGAAACCGCTCATTGGATCGGAAGGTGCTTGACTCCTGGGGGATCAGCGTGACAAGTGAGACCCCACAGGCGAATGCCGAGGAGGCTCACCGCCCGCCCCCCGGAAAGCAAGCACCTGGAGAGGAAATCAGCCTTTTCTCTACCATTCCAAATTACTGTAAAAAATTCTTCCCATAAAAAATTTCATCCATTTCAGTTGTTAAGCTTTCTGTAATTTCTTCCTGCTCATATATGTTTAATGAATCTTTGTGTATCCAAATAATAATTATTTAAATCAAAAATTTTTTCAGTTTGCACTTCGTATGAAAGATATTTTCTTGATACACGTTTACATCAATCATAATCATATTGATTCTTGATCTCGTCTGGAATAAAATTTTGTATCGATGTGATATCATGATCGATAAAACAATTTTGGCCATGTTTATCCCTCGTAAACCCGCGTACCCGGTAATCAATGGTCATAATATCTGTATCAAATGAATGGATTAAGTAATGTAACGCTTTTAAAGGAGAAATTTCCCCACAGGTGGAGACATCGATGTCAGCACGGAAGGTACTTATTCCTTCGTATGGGTGGAACTCCGGGTACGTATGAACTGTAATATGAACTTTTATCCAATTGCATAACCACTGAATCCGGAAGTGGCCCTGGAGATTCGTCATATGTAGATTCAGTCGGCACCTCAACAACAGTCCTTCAGAAACGAGAATGGTCACGCTTGCTCCCTGTGGTACATAATCCTGCTGAGCGATATTTAAAACATGTGCACCAA containing:
- the speD gene encoding adenosylmethionine decarboxylase, translating into MLHKTRQEREAYLEYIDEQYNADRLTKILKNVSDIIGAHVLNIAQQDYVPQGASVTILVSEGLLLRCRLNLHMTNLQGHFRIQWLCNWIKVHITVHTYPEFHPYEGISTFRADIDVSTCGEISPLKALHYLIHSFDTDIMTIDYRVRGFTRDKHGQNCFIDHDITSIQNFIPDEIKNQYDYD